The nucleotide window CGTGCCGATGGCCTGGGCGAAGACTGGGCCCAGCAGCGGGTCGGCGCGCACGTCGGCGTAGAAGCCGTGCACCAGGGCGGTGATGCTGTCGAGGTCCAGCGGGAGCGGGGCGTGGTCGGGTGCCATGGCCGCCATTGTCGCCCGGGCGGCTCCCGTGCCCTCAGCTGCAGCCGCAGTTGCCGCCGCCGCAGCCTTGCGTGGCGGCCCGCTCGAACTGCGGGAACAGCACGTTGTTTTCCAGGTGGATGTGGTTGATCAGGTCGTCGCGCAACTGCGCCAGGCCCGCATACAGCGCGCGCCAGGTGTTGCATGCGCCCAGCGGCGGGGTGATGTCGTGGGTCAGGCGGGCGATGTGCTCCAGCGCCTCGCCGTGGTCGTTGTGCTCGTGGCGCATCATGGCGATGGGCTGGGTGACGAAGCTGTTGCCGCCCGCGCGCAGCATGGGGAACAGCACCGCCTCTTCCTTGTGCATGTGGCCGAGCAGTTCCTGCTCCATGGCCTCCAGCGCGTCGCCCAGGCCGGCGGGCACCTCGGAGTGGTCGCGGTGCACGGCCTCCACGCGGCGCGCCATGCGGATCAGCTCGGGCAACTGGGCGCGGTGCACCTCGTGGTAGCGCGCCAGGATGTGGTCGATCAGCTCGGACGGCGTGCCCGCGTCGGGCAGCTCGGTGGGGCGCTGCAGGGTGGACAGCTCATCCACCACGGCCTGCAGGTCCAGCCCCTTGGCGGCGCAGGACTGGCGCAGGCTCACCTGGCCGCCGCAGCAGAAGTCCAGCTTGAGGCGGCGGAAGACGGCGGTGGAGCCGGGCAACTGCACGGCAATCTGGCCTATGGCTTGCTCGGCGTCTATCGGGGTCTGGGGCAGACGGGCATTCATGGTGGGGCGTCCTTTTAAAGATTCATTCGACATGATTATTTTATCGAAATAAAATACAGAAGACATGCCTGTTTTCTTGACTTAGGACAATTTCGCCCATGCGCCTGACCCAGTGGACCGATTACGCATTGCGCGTGCTCATGTACTGCGCCGCCTGCCAGGCGCGCGAGCAGCCGGTGACCATCAGCGAGGTGGCGGCGGCGCACAACATTTCGCGCAGCCACCTGACCAAGATCGTGCAGGAGCTGGCGGCGCAGGGGCTGCTGGAGACCACGCGCGGGCGCGGCGGCGGCATGCGGCTGATGAAGCCGGCGGGCAGCATCAGCATCGGCGCCGTGGTGCGCCTGATGGAGACCGATTTCGACATGGTCGAGTGCTTCAACCCGGCCCTCAACGCCTGCCGCATGAGCGCGCACTGTGTGCTCAAGGGCGTGCTGGGCCGCGCCACCGAGTCCTACCTCTCGGTGCTCGACGGCGTGACCCTGGCCGACCTGGTGCCGCAGGCGCAGGTGCCGGCCAGCCTGCCGGCGCAGGCGCTGCGCCTGGTGCCGGGCCTGCCCATGGCGGCCGCGCACTGATCCTGCGCTTTTTTAAGGAAAAAAGGCCTCCATCCCTTGCAGGGAAAGCGCTGGCAGCTATTTATTCAGGAGCATCCGGCGCCGTCTCGAACGGCGCCAGCCAGGCGCGGGCGGCGGCCATCACGCACTGCGTGAGCCGCTCCAGCGTCTGCTGCGCGCTCCGCGGGTGGGCCCAGTACAGCGGCACGTCGAGCACCGCGCCCGGCTTCAGCTCCACCAGCGTGCCCTGGGCCAGTTGCGCGCGCGCCAGCACCGTGGGGTGCATGCCCCAGCCCACGCCGATCTCGCACGCGCGCACGTAGTCCATGGTGGACGGCATGAAGTGCCGCGGCGCCTGCGTGCGCGGCGTCAGCCCCTGGCCGTGCAGCCACTGGTCCTGCAGCCGGTCCTTGCGGCCGTAGATCATCATCGGCGCGCGTGCCAGCGCCCCTGGGGTCAGGCCTGCGGCGAAGTGGCGCCGCACGAAGGCGGGGCTGGCGGCCGCCACGTAGCGCATGGTGCCCAGCGGCCAGGTGTTGCAGCCGGGAATGTGGGTGCCCGTGGCGGTCACCGCGGCGATGACCTCGCCCTGGCGCAGGCGCTCGCCGGTGTGCTCCTGGTCGTCGATGCGCAGGTCCAGCAGCTCTTCGCCCCCGGCGGTGAAGGCGGCCACCGCGTCCATGAACCAGGTGGAGAGCGAGTCGGCGTTCACCGCCAGCTTGAGGGTGGGGGCGGCGGCGGTGCCGGGCAGCAGGTCGGGGTGGGTGCGGCGCAGCTGGTGCTCCAGCAGGGCCACCTGCTCCAGGTGCAGGCACAGGCGCCGGCCCGCCGCCGTGCCGGTGCAGGGGGTGCCGCGCTGCACCAGCACCTGGCCCACGCGTTCCTCCAGTTGCTTGATGCGCTGCGACACGGCCGAGGGCGTGACGTGCAGGCGCCGCGCGGCGCGCTCGAAGCTGCCCTCGCGCAGCACGGCGGCCAGGGCTTCGAGTCCAGCATAGTCGAGCATGAAGTTTTACTGAATATAGGTTAGGAATTTGAAGTGTACGTAAATCATGTGCCCACCTACGATCGGGCGCATGTCGAACCTTGCTGCGGGCCTGGCGCCCTGGTCCTCCTCCTGGCTCGCGGGCTTTACCGTGTGCATGTCGCTGCTGGTCTCCATCGGGGCGCAGAACCTGTTCGTGCTGCGCCAGGCGGTGCGCGGCCAGCATGTGCGCGTGTGCGTGGCCTGGTGCGTGGCCAGCGATGCCCTGCTGGTGGGCCTGGGCGTGGCCGGCATGGCGCAGCTGCTGGGCCGCTCGCCCACGCTGGCGCAGTGGCTGCAGTGGGGCGGGGCGCTGTTCCTGCTGGCGTACGGGCTGTTCGCCTGGCACCGCGCGCTGTTCGCGCCGGGGGGCGGCATGGATGCCGCGGGCGGCGCGCGCGTGGCGCGCGGCGTGCTTGGCGTGGTCAGCGGGCTGGCGGTGATCACGCTGCTCAACCCGCATGTCTACCTCGACACGGTGGTGCTGATCGGCTCCATCGGCGCGCGCCAGCAGGGCTGGCGCAAGGGCGTCTTCGTGCTTGGCGCGGCCAGCGCCAGCCTGGCCTGGTTCGTGGCCCTGGCGCTGGCGGGGCGGCGCCTGCAGGGCGTGTTCGCCGATCCGCGCGCCTGGCGGGTGCTGGATGGCCTCACCGGCGCCATGATGCTGGCGCTGGCCTGGTGGGTGGCGCGGGGCGCCTGATGGGGGCAGGGCCGGCAGCCATGCATGCGATGGCGCAGGGCAAAAAAAACGCTGCCCGCAGGCAGCGTTTCACGGTGTGGGTGTGGCCCGGGCTCAGAACGCCGGCACCACGGCACCCTTGTACTTGTCCTGGATGAACTTCTTCACCTCGGGCGTGTGCAGGGCCTTGATCAGCTTGGCGATGGTGGGGTCCTGGGCGCGGTCGGTGCGCGACACCACGATGTTGGTGTAGGGCGAGTCGGCGCCCTCGATGAAGAGCGCGTCCTTCGTCGGGTTCAGCTTGGCCTCGATGGCGTAGTTGGTGTTGATCAGCGCCAGGTCCACGTCGTTCAGCGCGCGCGGCAGCAGCGGGGCTTCGAGTTCGCGGAACTTGAGCTTCTTCGGGTTCTTGGCCACGTCCAGCGGCGTGGGCGTGAGGCTCTTGGGGTCCTTCAGCTCGATCAGGCCCTGCTTGGCCAGCAGGATCAGCGCACGGCCGCCGTTCGACGGGTCGTTGGGGATGGCCACGGTGGCGCCGTCCTTCAGGTCCTTGATGTTCTTGATCTTGCTCGAATAGGCGCCGAAGGGCTCCACGTGCACCTTGCCGTCGGGCACGGCCACCAGGCTGGTCTTGCGGTCCTTGTTGAAGCTGTCGAGGTAGGGCTGGTGCTGGAAGAAGTTCACGTCGAGCTGCTTGTCTTCCACCGCGATGTTGGGCTGCACGTAGTCGCTGAATTCCTTGACCTGCAGGTCCACGCCCTGGGCCTTGAGCTGGGGCTTGACGAAGTTCAGAATTTCGGCGTGCGGCACGGCCGTGGCGGCCACTTTCAGCACGGCGTCGGCGGCGTTGGCGCCCAGCGCGGCGGCGGCCAGGGCGATGGCGGTGAGGGTTTTCTTCAGCATCGGAGATCCGTTTCTTGGAAGGGTTTGGATGGCACCGCGCCGTGCTGGTGGCACGGCGCTGGCTGCCCGCAAGTGTAGTGCGGCCAGGGCGTTAGGACGTAGCTTTTATTTTCATATTCATATATGACATGGGTTTTTTATCCCATGAGTATGCAATGAAATTGGCCTTGAACGCTTTCCTGGAAAGCGCTGGCAGCTATGAATACAGGAGTTCCTCGGGCGCCGGTCAGCGCAGCACTTCCAGCAGCCGGTCCAGCCCGCCCTGGTGGATGGCCACCTTGGCCTGCGCGCGCACGGCGGGCTTGGCATGGTAGGCCACGGACAGGCCGGCCGCGCCCATCATCGGCAGGTCGTTGGCGCCGTCGCCCACGGCGATGGCCTGGTGCGGCGCTATGCCCATGAGCGAGGCCAGCTCCAGCAGCGTGCGGCGCTTTTCGGCGCCGTCGCAGATGTCGCCCCAGGCCTGGTCGACCATGCGGCCGGTGAGCAGGCCGTTCTCGATCTCCAGCATGTTCGAGCGCGCGTAGTCGATGCCCAGGTGGGCCTTCACGCGGTCGGAGAAGAAGGTGAAGCCGCCCGACACCAGCAGCGTCGTCAGGCCCGCCTGCCGGGCCGCGGCGACCAGCGCCTCGGCGCCGGGGTTGAAGCGCAGGCGCTCGGTGTAGACCGCTTCGAGCTGGGCCGCCGTCACGCCGCGCAGCAGCGCCACGCGCTGGCGCAGGCTTTCCTTGTAGTCGGTGATGATGCCCTGCATGGCCGCTTCGGTGATGGCCGCGACCTCGGCCTTGCGCCCCACGGCGGCGGCGATCTCGTCGACGCACTCGATGCTGATGAGCGTCGAGTCCATGTCGAAGGCGATGAGCTTGTAATCCTTGAGGGCCAGGGGCGCGGTGATGCCCTGGACGGTGATGCCGGGTGCGAATTCGGTGGCGTGGGTCATGAAAAAAAGCGGGCTACGTTGCGGTCACGAAGTCCGCAATGGTAGCCCGCGCAGAGGAGAACCCCGGAACCTTATTTTTTTGCCTTGTCGCCTTGCGTGACCGGCGGCGCGGCAAGCGCGCCCTCGTTGATCTTGCCCAGGAACAGGCGGATGAAGAACACCGCCATGACCAGGATGAAGACGATCACGAAAACGCTCATGAGGCCGTAGTCGGTGGCGAACAGGTCGGTCAACAGCTTCATAACTCCCTCCACAGAGTCCACAGATATGGGGTCTGACTATGCCCCTGAAAGGTCTGTGGGAATTTGTTTTGGATCAAGCCTGCGTTTGACCTTAGTCAGCCTTACCGGGGGGCGGGAGGTAGAGCTGGTCGGACCATGTGGCGAGCCAGCCGGGCTTGAACGCCACGAAGACGGCCGCGAGCATGCCGGTGACGAAGCCGTCGCCCCAGGCCATGAGCCAGCGCGCCACGAGGGACAGGTCTTCGTCCACGCCCGGCAGTTCGTGCCCGCCGAGCTGGGCCAGCGCGCCCGCCGCGAACAGGCAGGCCACCGTGCCCAGGAAGGCGCGCCCGAGCACGTAGACGAACGGACGCGTGCCCGTGAGGCGGCGCAGCAGCGCGCCCAGCCCCAGCGCCAGCGTGGCCGGCACCACGCCCTGCCAGGCCATGGCCGCCAGGGCGTGGCTCCAGTCCATGGCGGGGGAGAGCAGCCAGGCCAGCGCGCCCACGCCCACCAGCACCGGAATGGCCAGCGGCCAGCCCAGCATCAGCACCACCAGGCAGGCGCCCGACCACTGCAGTTGCAGCGGCATGCGCGTGAGCGTCGGCAAGGCCCACATCCAGGGCAGCAGCACCAGCGTGGCCAGCAGCGGTGTGATGAGGGGCGAAGGCTCGCTCACCGGCCCCTGCGGCGTGCGCAGGCGGCGCGGCGCCAGCATGCGCCAGGGCCGCAGCGCCAGCGCCACGAGCAGGGCCAGGGCGTTGAGGGCGGCTTCCCAGGGCATGTGGTGTCGGTGGAGGTAGGGGCGAAAGAAGCACAAGCGCCCGGAAGGGGCGCTTGTGCGGGGCAGGGTGGAATGGTACGCCACCCCGCGCGGCCCGGGCCGGGCCCCTGCGCCGCCCTGCGCCGCCACCCGGCCAGCGCGCCCAGCAGCAGCCCCAGCAGCGCCAGGCTCCAGGGGCCGAAGCTGGCCGAGACGCTGCGCGGCGCCGTCACGCTGGCCAGCGTGCAGGTGGTGCTGGTGCCCGCGCTAGCGCAGTCGCCGCCCCAGCCCTTGAAGGCGTGGTCCGGGTTCGCGCTGGCGGTGCAGGTGGCCGTGGCGCCTGCGGTGGCGGTGACCTAGAAGTTGCAGTTGCAGTTGCATGCGGTGTAGCGTGGGCAGCGCCCAGGCCCAAGGCAGCACGGCCAGGCTGGCGAGCAGCGGCGTCCACAGCGCCGCCGGGTGCGCCGTGCGTTTCGTGCGCCAGCGACTTGCGGCTTATTTGGCGGATGTTTTTGACGGCAAACCGAAGGGGGAGTGAAAAAGTCCCAAGTCTTTGATGCTCCCTCCCCCATTTGGTGGAGTTGTCGGGTGGCTGGCCGCTCTCTACGCTTGCGCCCTTTTTACCGCCAAGGCGCAAAGGAGCACACAGACATGCACCCACTATTGAACGGGGCCGCCCTGCCGGCCATTGCTGCGGCGGCGCTGGCCGTGGTGGTTCTGGGCATGCCCACCGAAAGCGTGGCCAAGAACCAGTATGAGGATCGGGCGGTCTATCTCGAAAAAGCCAAGTCCTGCCCACCCAGGTGGCAGCAGGGCAACGGCAACTTTGAAACCTCGCCGCTCAAGTGCTACCCGCAGTACAACAACTCCCCCGCCATCTACCGCAATGGCAGCGGCAGTTGCAAATCGGGCTATGGCAACTACCGCAACGAATGGTGCGTGAAAGGCCATGAAGAACACCCGCAACTGGCCAACCCCCATGTGATGGCCAAGGCCAACAAGGGCGACCGCTGCCCGGCAGGTTTCCATACGTACATGGACAAATGCACCACCGACTATGCACGCCCGGCCAAGGCGCGTCCGAAGGGCAACAATGCATGCAAGGCGGGCGAGATTGCCGAATGGGGCATCTGGTGCACCAGCGGCTACGAACACCTGTCGGTGCAGGACATCCGCTCGGCGCATTACCGCGACTGGAACAACATCTACGCCATCACCGGTGGCCGCAACCCGCGCCAGGGGCCGGGCGATGAAGACGCCAGCGAGGTCTACAAAGCCATGTTCGGCGACGATCGTCTCGATGGCCCCCTGGGCAAGGCCAATGCCGCGCTGGTCAACAAGCGCCCGCTGACGACCGAGCAGCGCCAGTTGCTGGCCAACGCCAATGCCGCCACGGCGGCCATGCTGCCGCCCGAAAGCGCGGCGCAAGGCACTGTGGAAAGCGGCACGCCCCGGAGCGACACCGCAAGCCATCCGCAGGGCGATGCCGGCAAGCCCGAATGCGGATTGAGCCAGCTCGGCGGCTCGCTCGGCCAGATGGCCGGAAAGATGCTGGGCTGCTGAGGCCTGTCCCCATCACCATGACGAAAGAAAAGCACACCATGCACCATCCATCCTCGGCCTTTCGCACGGGCCGCGCTCTGCGTGCCATTGCCGCCCTGGCCCTGCCCCTGGCCACGGTCGCGCAAGCGCAGACCATCACCGTCGCCAAAACCTTTGTCCCGAATTCCATCGCGCAGGGGCAGACGACGGAGCTGAGGTTCAGCATCCTCAACACCAGATTGGCCGCCGTCTCGAACCTGGACATCACCAACCCCCCGCTGCCTGCGGGTTTGAGCATCAACAGTTACGCCACCTCTGCAGGCTGCAATACCTATAGTGTTTCTACTGCCCACCTGAACTTCAGCAATATCGGCATTCCTGTCGGTGCTACCTGCCAGATCACCTATGAAATCACGGCCAATGCGGCGGGTTCCTACGTCTATAACGACGCTGGCAATGTGTTCAGCGCCAGTGATCCCGATGTGGTGATCGGCGCGGTAGCCAATTTGACCGTCACCGCTACCGGCGCAACCGCTGTCCAGCCCGTGCCCACGCTGTCTGAATGGGGGGGGCTGCTCACGGGCGGCTTGCTGGCTGCCGTGGCGCTGTGGGGCGCGCCCGCGCTGCGCCGCAGGAAAATGGCGAAAAAATCAACATGAAATTGGCTTCCGGCGCTTATATGGCAAGCGCTGGTAGCTATCATTTTTGAGTTTTATGGCAATGACAGAACTCAAGGGAATGGGCGGGCACCGGGCATGCCTGTGGGGGGTGATGGCGCTGTGGGCTGTGTCTGCCGGGGCGCAGGATGTGCGCGTGCAGCTGCACGATCTGGGCCAGCGCGCCTGCCACCGGGTGTGGGATGCGGGCGGTTTGGGCGGTATCCCCTTTGCTGCGCAGGCAGTGAAGGCCGGGCGCGAACGCGGCGCGTACTGCGCCTGCGTGGGTGAATTTTTCGAAACGCAGACCGGCGGGCCGGGCAAGGAGGATACCGAGGTGTTCATGGCCCGCCTCATCCGCAACGCCATGACGGCCTGCCTGGAGCCGCCTGAGAAGGTCCGCAAAGCAGAGGTGACGGATGGCGATCTGGCCCCGGAGCGTGTGGACTATGACCGCAGCGATGCCGACATGTGCGCAATGGCCTTGCGCGACGATTTCCCCATGCCGGGGTTCGACGCCAACGCGGTGCGGGCCCAGCTTCGGCGCACCGGGCAAAAGCGCGATGACCTGTGCGTTTGCGCGGCCCGCTACTTCACCGCAGGGGGCGAGCCGCTGCAACAAGCCTTGCAAAGCGCCAACAACCCCGCCGTGGTGTACGGCAGCACGATGGCCGGGGCCATCAACGCCTGCCTGCGTGTCAAATAGCGCGTCAAATAAGCAGCAGCTCACGCGCGCGGCGAATGGCCTGCGAGCGGGTGGTAACGCCGAGCTTTTCGTGGATGCCCTTGCGGTGGGTTTTGACCGTGCCCTCGGAGATGCCCAGGCGCGTGGCAATCTCTTTGTTGATGAGTCCCTCGGCCATCAGCGCAATGATCTGGCCCTCGCGCGGACTCAACGCGCCGTGGGGCTGGCAGCCCCGAGGGGAATCCAAAGCGGCTTGCGGGGCCAATTGCGGTTTGATGAGCGGTTTGAGCACTTCGTCCACATAGCGCATTGCGCTGTCGGGCAGCGCATGCGCCGCAGCCGTGCAGTTGGCGAGGATGTCCACCACCCGGTGCGCATCCTCCAGCATCTGGCGCAGCAGGCCGCCCAGCCGGGCGATCTCCACGGCCTCACGCAGATGGGCCAGGGCCGCGCCGGTGCGGCGCTGGGCATGGTGCGTGCGCATCAGCAGCACATGGTGGCGCAGCCTCAGGCGGTTGCTGGCCCCGCCGATGAAGGCTGCGGGCATGCGCGCCAGATGGCGCTGCGCCTCGCGTGGCTGGCCCAGCTCCAGCATCAGCTGTGCCGCTGCATGCAGCGCGGGGGCACGGGCCAGCATGGCGCGGCCATCTTCGTCATCGGATGCCAGCAGCGCCGCCAGCGGTTCGGTGTCTAGCCATTGCCGGGCGGGCTGCCATTGGCCGCTGCGCGTCAGCTCGCGCAGCCGGATGACGGCCAGCGCATCGCGCAGGCGGGGCAGGTGGCGTTCGTGCGCGAAGGCTTCGCCTGCCCGCAGGATGGCCTCTGCCGCTTCCCATCCTCCTTGCTGGCAGGCCATGGCAGCGGCTGCGGCGTAGCTGTCGGCATACAGCCTGACCCAGCCGTTGACGGTGCGGATGCGTGCCAGCGCCGGGGCGATCAAGGCCATCGCCGCGTCGGGCTGGTTGCCCTCGTACAGCACGATGCCCTGGTGCAGTTGGGTGCTGAGGACTTCATAGCTTTCAGGGTGGCCCTCGATGTGCGCCAGACGCCAGGCGTCTTCGATGCAGCGCTGCGCATCGGCCACGCTGTGCAGCGCCAGCATGGCCGATGACTGGTGTTGGCGCACCCACATTGCGGCCTTGTTCCGCACGGGCTGGGGCAGGGCGGCCATGCCCGCGTTGCATACGTCCAGCGCCTCGGCGTAACGCGCTGCATCCAGATGCGCCAAGGCCAGCACCGATGCGATGCTGGCTGCCAGCACGGGCTGCGGGTCTTGGTGGCGCTCCATCGCCTGCGCCAGTTGCGACAGGCCGCAGGGCGCGACGGGTTCATCGAACACCAGCCGGAAGACGGCGCACATCATGTCCGCCCACGTTTTGGCGGTGGCGGCGTCGCAGCCTGCATCCAGCCGGGTGAAGCCATCGGTCAAGGCCCACGCCTGCCGGAACGCGGTGTGCGCCTGCCGCTGTCTGCCGCGCCGGATGCGCTGGTAGGTCTGCCCCAGAAACAGCAGTGGCCACTGCGCCGCGCTGGCCGGGGGCAGCAGGCGCGGTGCGAGTGTGTCGGGTCCGTCGTCCACATCGACGTTGATGGCGCCGACATGTTCGATGATGCGTGCGGCCTGCTGCGGGTCATCCAAAGCAGCGGCATGGCGCACGGCCTCTGCGCCAAAGCCGTGCTGGCGGAACCAGTCGGCGGCGAACTGCTTGAGCTGGGCGTGCCGCGCAGGGCGGCTGCGCCGCAGGCGCTGGCGCAGGTGCTGGCCGAAAGCCGGGTGGAACATGGCCCATTCGCGGGCGGCATCGCGCCAGCGCAAAAACAGCCCGGCGCGAATGTGCGCGTCCACCAGTGGCCAGGCGCAAGGCGGCTCGGGCAGGGCGTGGAGCAGGGCGGGGGTGAAGCGTTCCAGCACCGCCAGTTGGGCCAGTGCATCGAGCGTGGGCGGCGCGATGCGCAGGCACACCACGTCGTCGAAGTACTCGGCCATCGCTGCGGGCAGGGGCCAGTCGCCTTCCGCGCTGGTGTCGATGGCGATGGGCCATTCAGTGAAAAACCGCAGGCCCGCCGCCCAGCCTTCCAGAAAGCGGTTCAGGTGCCGCGCCTGCAGAGCGTTGTACGCGGGCGCCAGCAGCGCGGCTGCCTCGTCATCGTCCAGCCGCAGCGCATCGGGGCCGATGGCGCGCACCAGCCCGCGCAGGCGCGCATCCTGCAGCGCCGCACCGCGCAGCGGCAGGCCAGCGGCGATCACGCGCGCCGTGGGCGGCAGGCCCGCCAGCAGCCCTTCCACCAGGGTTTGCGCGGCGGGCGCGGGCAACTGGTCCAGTCCGTCGATGAAGGCGCTGGCGCCTGCGGCCAGGGGCGTGCACAAGGCCTGGTGCAAATCCGCCTGCAGCCGCGCCGGGTCGCCGTGCGCAGGCGAGAGCATCAGCCACGCCACGGCGGCGCCCTCGGCATGCAACTGGGCGTGGGCGTTGGCGAGCAGCACTGTCTTGCCGCTGCCCGGCAGGCCGTGCACCAGCGTGAGCCGACCCAGGCCGCCGTCCAGCAGTTGCCGGGTCAGTGCGGGCCGGGGGAGGGTGGCGGCTGCCAGCGCAGGGGGCGCCAGGTGCGATGCGGTGAGGGGCACGGGGTGTTTCAGCCGCTAAAAACGGTAAGCGGCTGCCCCAGGCTGCGCAGCAGGTCGCGCACCATCTGCGCGCGCGCGGCGGGGTCGGGCAGGGCGCGTTCGATGCG belongs to Acidovorax sp. YS12 and includes:
- a CDS encoding helix-turn-helix transcriptional regulator; the protein is MPLTASHLAPPALAAATLPRPALTRQLLDGGLGRLTLVHGLPGSGKTVLLANAHAQLHAEGAAVAWLMLSPAHGDPARLQADLHQALCTPLAAGASAFIDGLDQLPAPAAQTLVEGLLAGLPPTARVIAAGLPLRGAALQDARLRGLVRAIGPDALRLDDDEAAALLAPAYNALQARHLNRFLEGWAAGLRFFTEWPIAIDTSAEGDWPLPAAMAEYFDDVVCLRIAPPTLDALAQLAVLERFTPALLHALPEPPCAWPLVDAHIRAGLFLRWRDAAREWAMFHPAFGQHLRQRLRRSRPARHAQLKQFAADWFRQHGFGAEAVRHAAALDDPQQAARIIEHVGAINVDVDDGPDTLAPRLLPPASAAQWPLLFLGQTYQRIRRGRQRQAHTAFRQAWALTDGFTRLDAGCDAATAKTWADMMCAVFRLVFDEPVAPCGLSQLAQAMERHQDPQPVLAASIASVLALAHLDAARYAEALDVCNAGMAALPQPVRNKAAMWVRQHQSSAMLALHSVADAQRCIEDAWRLAHIEGHPESYEVLSTQLHQGIVLYEGNQPDAAMALIAPALARIRTVNGWVRLYADSYAAAAAMACQQGGWEAAEAILRAGEAFAHERHLPRLRDALAVIRLRELTRSGQWQPARQWLDTEPLAALLASDDEDGRAMLARAPALHAAAQLMLELGQPREAQRHLARMPAAFIGGASNRLRLRHHVLLMRTHHAQRRTGAALAHLREAVEIARLGGLLRQMLEDAHRVVDILANCTAAAHALPDSAMRYVDEVLKPLIKPQLAPQAALDSPRGCQPHGALSPREGQIIALMAEGLINKEIATRLGISEGTVKTHRKGIHEKLGVTTRSQAIRRARELLLI
- a CDS encoding LysE family transporter, yielding MSNLAAGLAPWSSSWLAGFTVCMSLLVSIGAQNLFVLRQAVRGQHVRVCVAWCVASDALLVGLGVAGMAQLLGRSPTLAQWLQWGGALFLLAYGLFAWHRALFAPGGGMDAAGGARVARGVLGVVSGLAVITLLNPHVYLDTVVLIGSIGARQQGWRKGVFVLGAASASLAWFVALALAGRRLQGVFADPRAWRVLDGLTGAMMLALAWWVARGA
- the ytfE gene encoding iron-sulfur cluster repair protein YtfE; this encodes MNARLPQTPIDAEQAIGQIAVQLPGSTAVFRRLKLDFCCGGQVSLRQSCAAKGLDLQAVVDELSTLQRPTELPDAGTPSELIDHILARYHEVHRAQLPELIRMARRVEAVHRDHSEVPAGLGDALEAMEQELLGHMHKEEAVLFPMLRAGGNSFVTQPIAMMRHEHNDHGEALEHIARLTHDITPPLGACNTWRALYAGLAQLRDDLINHIHLENNVLFPQFERAATQGCGGGNCGCS
- a CDS encoding ABC transporter substrate-binding protein, with amino-acid sequence MLKKTLTAIALAAAALGANAADAVLKVAATAVPHAEILNFVKPQLKAQGVDLQVKEFSDYVQPNIAVEDKQLDVNFFQHQPYLDSFNKDRKTSLVAVPDGKVHVEPFGAYSSKIKNIKDLKDGATVAIPNDPSNGGRALILLAKQGLIELKDPKSLTPTPLDVAKNPKKLKFRELEAPLLPRALNDVDLALINTNYAIEAKLNPTKDALFIEGADSPYTNIVVSRTDRAQDPTIAKLIKALHTPEVKKFIQDKYKGAVVPAF
- the argP gene encoding HTH-type transcriptional regulator ArgP; this encodes MLDYAGLEALAAVLREGSFERAARRLHVTPSAVSQRIKQLEERVGQVLVQRGTPCTGTAAGRRLCLHLEQVALLEHQLRRTHPDLLPGTAAAPTLKLAVNADSLSTWFMDAVAAFTAGGEELLDLRIDDQEHTGERLRQGEVIAAVTATGTHIPGCNTWPLGTMRYVAAASPAFVRRHFAAGLTPGALARAPMMIYGRKDRLQDQWLHGQGLTPRTQAPRHFMPSTMDYVRACEIGVGWGMHPTVLARAQLAQGTLVELKPGAVLDVPLYWAHPRSAQQTLERLTQCVMAAARAWLAPFETAPDAPE
- the serB gene encoding phosphoserine phosphatase SerB, encoding MTHATEFAPGITVQGITAPLALKDYKLIAFDMDSTLISIECVDEIAAAVGRKAEVAAITEAAMQGIITDYKESLRQRVALLRGVTAAQLEAVYTERLRFNPGAEALVAAARQAGLTTLLVSGGFTFFSDRVKAHLGIDYARSNMLEIENGLLTGRMVDQAWGDICDGAEKRRTLLELASLMGIAPHQAIAVGDGANDLPMMGAAGLSVAYHAKPAVRAQAKVAIHQGGLDRLLEVLR
- a CDS encoding DUF3149 domain-containing protein, encoding MKLLTDLFATDYGLMSVFVIVFILVMAVFFIRLFLGKINEGALAAPPVTQGDKAKK
- a CDS encoding Rrf2 family transcriptional regulator; translation: MRLTQWTDYALRVLMYCAACQAREQPVTISEVAAAHNISRSHLTKIVQELAAQGLLETTRGRGGGMRLMKPAGSISIGAVVRLMETDFDMVECFNPALNACRMSAHCVLKGVLGRATESYLSVLDGVTLADLVPQAQVPASLPAQALRLVPGLPMAAAH